DNA sequence from the Marmota flaviventris isolate mMarFla1 chromosome 15, mMarFla1.hap1, whole genome shotgun sequence genome:
CCTGGGGGCAGGGGTGAGTGGACAGTTCCACTGAGGGAGGGCTGCATCCCCTGTTGACAGAGGAATAATGGGGTCTTGGCAGGTGAGGGGTAGCCTAGGAGCAAGGTTTGGCCCCACAGGTCTGAATTCTGCTCTCCTGCTTATGGCTGCGGCTGCCTCAGAGGTCAGAGgagcctgggcagggcaggggtaTGTTTCTACTGCTGGCTTCTCACAGGCTCAGTCAGTTGGCTCAACTCTTCCAGAGGATGATGCTGACAGCCTGGCCTCGCAGCTGGAGGAGGATGAGGAGTTTCAGGGTTGCCTAGGCCGGCGGAAGGTGAACAGGGTAAGGACCATGTGCCCCAGTCCCTCCTGTCCTGGCAGCCGTACCCATCCCTCACACCTCTGCCCCAAGTCAAGGCTACTCTGCCCACAGTGGAACCGTCGCAATGACATGGGGGAGACCCTGCTGCACCGAGCCTGCATTGAGGGCCATTTGCGCCGTGTCCAGGACCTTGTGAGGCAGGTAAGCTATCACGCCAACAGACTGCTTGACCCTAGCTCCATTAGGGAGGAGCTATGGGCCCTAAGATGCCAAGCAGAATCTGGATTGGCCTGGCCAGGATGGGGACTGTTTTACAGACCAAAACCCTGGTGCCCTCCCTCCTACCTCAGGCCCTTCAGCTAGGCACTGTGCCTGCCCCAGGGCACCAAGTGACATAGGCTAGAGGGTGTGCTGTGGCTGCTCAGCCAGCCTTCTTGGGCAGAAGTGGTACCCCCATTGAGGAGACCTCAGGCAGTGGAGGAGAGGGCCAGAGCCAGGCTCCTTCCTGTCCTTGGTCACAGGGCCACCCCCTGAATCCTCGGGACTACTGTGGCTGGACACCTCTACATGAAGCCTGCAACTTTGGACACCTGGGTGAGCAGGGGATGGGCAAGTCCTGGTGCACAACACGGGGTTGAGAGAGCGGGGAGGGGCTGAGCAGACATTGGGAGCTGGGCTTGTGTCCCTACCTGCAGAGATCGTCCGCTTCCTGCTGGACCACGGGGCTGCAGTGGATGATCCAGGTGGCCAGGGGTGTGAGGGCATTACCCCTCTGCATGACGCCCTTACCTGTGGCCACTTTGAGGTGGCTGAGCTGCTTATTGAGCGAGGGGCATCTGTCACCCTCCGAACCAGGAAGGTGAGCTGGAGTCGTGGTGGTGGCTGAGAGGGTGGGTGGGAGCTGCTCTGCTCCCTGCTCAGCTGGGTGCTACACAGGGCCATAGCCCACTGGAGACACTGCAGCAGTGGGTGAAGTTGTACTGCAGGGACCTAGACCTTGAGACGCGACAGAAGGCAGCAGTCATGGAGAGGAGGCTCCGGGCGGCTTCTTCAGGCTCAGGCAAGTGGGGCCTTCTTCACCTGCGGAATTGCCTTGGGCTCTGGGCCCTGACTAACACTCCAGCatagggggcagagagagagtcTGGTAACTGTCTCATGATGCATTCTCCCTCCtacagcctccccagcctcctggacCGTCCCAAGTAACCACCTGTTTGATCCTGAGACCTCTCCTCCCTCAAGCCCCTGCCCAGAACCCCCTTGGCACACTCCTCGGTCCTCAGAGGCCTCTCTAGCCTGCACCAGGGTTTCCCCACAGCAGGCTGCATCAGTTGTGGCAAGGCCTCGAAGGAGCAGGCATAGGttggccagcagcagcagctcagAGGGTGAGGACAGTGCTGGGCCCCAAATGCCATCCCAGAAGAGGCCAAGGTGCTTTGCCCCAGCACAACGGGATGAGGCCAGGACAGCTTGCCCTGCCAGCATCAGGGAGGCGAGTACAGTGAGTGCTGGCCAGGCAGCCTATCAGGCAGCCATCCGAGGTGTGGGCAGTGCCCAGAGCCGCTGCCTCAGGCAGGGCCCTTGGGGCCCAGGTGAAGCCCCTACACCCCAGACAGCACTCATTCCGGAGGAGGAATACCTGGCTGGAGACTGGCTAGAATTGGACACACCCCTGCCCCGCAGCCGCCCATTCCGCCTGCCCCGCCCCCAGGGCAGTGGGGACAGCAACAGGCCCAGTACTGTAGGGCCAGACGATGAGGAACACCCTGCCAGGCCCCGAACCCGGACCAGGCAGAGCCGCCTGACCTGTCTTGAGAGTTGCAGCACACTGGACAGAGCTGGAGGTAGCAGCTTGGCTGCAGAGCTCTCAGAGAATCCCAACGTGCTCAGGCTCCCTGGGGAAAGCCCTGCAACAGGCCAGCCCTCGGTGGGTGACAAGCTGGTAGCAGAGCTAACCCCCAGCTTGGGCAGGTGGAGATGGAGGCCTCTGTCTTTCCTGACTGCCCTGTGCCCTGTTCCTCCTATCAGGGTCTAGTACAGCCTCCTCCCATCCGGATTCGAGTTCAAGTTCAGGATAACCTTTTCCTTGTCCCTGTCCCACACAGGTATGGTGACATCTGCCCTCTCTGAACCCCAGTCCCCCCTGCCCACCATGCAGCCCCTTGCCTGAACCCTCAGTGGTGGCACCGTACACAGTTCCTTTGTGTACATGTCAGGGTGGGATGTATGATGACTGCCTCGGTGGCCTGTCCCTACTGTTCCCTAGGGTCCCTGAGTGAATGTGGCCTGGGCAGTCCTATAGTCCCTGGGAGTCGTCTGAGGAGTAGGCTGCAGGGACAGAAGGCTGCTGTTCAGGGGAGGGGACGGGAAAGCCACCAGGAGAGAGGGCTGCAGGCCCCAGCAGAACCCTAGGCCACCTCCTGGATGCAGCAGCCCACCCTCCCCCAACAGTGAGGTCCACTCTGTGGCTTGGCTGGCTGAGCAGGCCTCCCAGCGCTACTACCAGACCTGTGGGCTACTGCCCAGACTCAGCCTGCGGAAGGAGGGCGCGTTGCTGGCCCCGCAGGACTCCATCCCTGATGTGCTGCAGAGCAACGATGAGGTAAGCCACAGCCATGGGCACAGACCACCCCCAGGAGCTGCCTCTCCAGGCTGCTCACCAACGGAGCTCACCAACGGTGCTCTTCAGGTGTTGGCTGAAGTGACTTCGTGGGACCTGCCCCCACTTATCGACCGCTACCGCAGGGCCTGCCAGAGCCTGGGACAAGGTAAGGGCTCCAAGAGCCTGGCTTTAGGTGAAGCCCTGAGCAGAGGTGTTTGGTATGCAGGCCCCATCTTCCAGTTGCCATTTCCAGTTCTGTGGTGCACCCTTCCCTGCCTAACCCTTGCCCCCACGTGTGGGTGACAGGTGGGGGCAGACAACCCTGAGCTGAGGAACGGAGCTGCCAGGAAGCTTGTTGGGGGATGGAGATGTGAGAGTGGCCCACCTATGCAGATACTCATGGCACTGAATCCCAGGCTTGTAGGAATAGACTCAGCTTTAACTCCTGGGGCTGCCTGGTTTGTCCACAGAACTCCAAAGGCAAGATGTAGGCACTGGCCCTAGTAACCCCATGTCTCCCTCATCAGGGGAACACCAACAGGTGCTGCAGGCCATGGAGCACCAGGGCTCAAGCCCCTCCTTCAGTGCCTGCTCCCTGGCCCTGAGCCAGGCCCAGCTCACACCCCTGCTTCGAGCCCTCAAGCTACACACAACGCTCCGGGAGCTGCACCTGGCAGGGAATCGGCTCGGGGATGGATGTGCCAGTGAGCTGCTGGCTGCTCTgagcaccatgcccagcctggTCCTCCTTGATCTTTCGTCTAATCACCTGGGCCAGGAAAGTCTACGCCAACTGGCCGGGGGCCCTCAAGGCCAGGCCACCTTGCAGGTAGAGCCTAGGGTGCAGCAGGCCAGCAACTCTAGTAACAGGTTGCAACAGCTGGGAGAACTGGCCCATGCCCAGCCGGGAACAGGGATCCTGCCAGGAGACTAGACCTGAGGGGACTGGGCCCATGGATGTCAAGGGGCTCAGTGCTCACCATGTTTTCCACAGAACTTGGAGGAGCTGGACTTAAGCATGAACCCTCTAGGAGACAGTTGTGGTCAGGCCCTGGCTTCCCTCCTGCGGGCCTGCCCCTTACTCAGCACTCTGCGCCTGAAGGCTTGTGGCTTTGGTCCCAGCCTCTTCCTGAGCCACCAGGCAGCCCTGGGCAGTGCCTTCCAAGGTGAGCTGACCAGGCAGGTCTAATCCCTGAGCCAGGTGTGGAGGCATTAAGGGTCTTGGGCATAAGGACCAAGATGGGATTTGCTTGGGATTTCAAGCCTGGCTTCTTCAGGAGGAGCTAACTCCTCTGAACGCACAGGTAGACGTGTGAGTGCTGGACCTGTCTGGGCTGTGCTCCCAGACCACAGCACACTATAGGCAGGATCCCAGGCAGGCCATCTCTGCCCTGAACCCCACCACATGCCTATGGCTAGAGCCTTCTGCGTGCCTCAGTTCTGCCATGAGCATAACTGGCAGCCCTAGTGCCAAGAGGCTGGGAATAGAGCCACCTAGGGATCCCTGGGGCAGGGGCTATGTTGGGCAACAGTGGTGTGAGTTCCTCCTGATCCCCCCACAGATATGCTGGCCCAGGGCCCATCTCCAGCAGCCAGGGATTGGTGGGTGGGGAAGGCTGGGCTCAAGAGAACTTGGGCAAGAGCCGTTGCCAAGAAACCTGTTTCCCCCACAAAATTAATGGAGAAGAGCCTCTCCAAAAGGGGTCATAAGTGTTCTGGGCCCAGAACTCAGGGTGGAGGGTGGGTAGGATGGTGGCCACATGAGGCCTACAAATTCTGGTCCTGGTACAGATGCTGAGCGCTTGAAGACCCTGTCCTTATCCTACAATGCCCTGGGTGCCATTGCCCTGACCAAGGCCCTGCAAAGCCTGCCCACCTGTACTCTTTTGCACCTAGAACTTGGCTCCGTGGCAACCAGCAAGAGTGACTTGGGCTTCATGGAGCCCATTGTCAGGTACCTGGCCAAGGTATGAGGTGGGCAAAAGCCAGAACATGAGGCTTCAGAGACCAAAGGTTCCCATAACTGTGACCTTTGGGAGGTTGGAGGGATTGATTTGGGACAACCGCTGCAGGACACCTGTACAGACACCTGCCTCAGGCTATGAATTCCTGGCCACCAAAAAGGACATCTGGGATTTGGGATGGCCTCTCTACCCCAAACAGTTCCCGAGGAACACACCAAGCCCCTGTGTTTTCTCCCAGGGACTTTTCCAGCTGGGGCTGAGTCCTTGTGGTTTTCACATCACAAGGAGCCAAGCATGACTTACACCAGGAAGGAGAAGAATTTTCTTCTCACTTCCAAGTTCAGGGGCTTCCTGGGTGTGGGGACCTctgccaggagggagggaggaccagTGCCCACTGGGCTTGGCTCCCTCCCTGTGCTTACGTCCAGGAAGACTGTGCTCTGGTCCACCTGACCCTGTCTGCAAATTACCTGAATGACAAAGCTGTGAGAGAACTAAGCAGGTGATGCCCCTGCCCTGTTGCCTGTTGGGGGGTCTCAGCCTGAACACCTGGGACCCTGTTCCTCTGACATTCACCCTGTCTTTAGGGCTGGCCTGGCAAGCAtgctaaaggtttttttttttttttttttttttttttttttttttttttaccatactcTTGTGACTCTTGAGAGCTTTCCTTCTTATATGGCCTTTCTTGGCACGCCTCTGTGCATCAGTCCATGTCCCTGGAGACTTGGCTGGCTCTAAGGGGAGCGACAAGAGGTGTGCGAGTTTGGCAGTCTCGACCTCTAGGTAGTGCTGCCAACCTTCCCTATGCTGTGTTGGGCCACAGCCTGCTGGGCCTGGCCTATGGCTCCCAGAGCTAGGGTTTGTAGGGCAACTTTCCCTAGAGATTGAGTGAGGGCTTCTGTGGAAGCTAATCCCTGAACTTCCCACACTGTCTCAGGTGCCTGCCTCTCTGCCGCTCACTCATCTCTCTGGACCTGTCTGCCAACCCTGAAATCAGCTGTGCCAGCCTGCAGGAGCTCCTGTCTGCCCTCCAGCAGAGGCCCCAAGGCCTCCACTTCCTTGGCCTTTCAGGTGAGGGCTGAGTATGGTGGCCACCTCTGCCACGCTTTCACAGGCTGAGGCTCAGGGAACTTCTCTTAAGAAGCCAGTATGATGAAAGACAGTGTGGAGCATGACAAGAAAGGGACAGGGGAGCCTGGGGTCTTCGCCTCTGCCCCATCCAGCCTAACCCTCAAGTGTAGACAATAACAGAAAGGCTCCTCATCCACAGGGATCTCCTCATTCTTGATGGCAGGAAGAGGAAACCCAGGGTCCAGGTTCAGTGCCACAATGGGCACTGAACACCGCCCACCTTCTGGCAGGGGTTGCTTTGACCCTCTCTGTCCTGGCTGTGACAATGTAGCTTATTCTGCAACACCAGGGCAGCCCCCACCTGTGTTGTCTGAAGGACAACTCCAAAAGAGGGGCATTTGGTGAACTGGCCCACCAGCAGCCTGGCATCCCTAGCTGAGGCCTGGGCAGAAAGGCAGGCTTTGCCCTTCAGGGGACATAGGCTTGTGCACAAGGGAACCCCTGAGTTCTTCCTGGGCTTTTCACTTCCTGCTTCCACACCTGGCTGGATTCCTGGCACCTGCGACATCACGCAGCTTCCCCAGGTTCTGAGGCTACTGGGCTTTCTGGCCAGAGGACCAAGCTCTGAGCCCTCAGGCCCACGACATAGAGCTCTCCTAAAAATTCATTCTATGGGTGGGTGGGCCAAAGTGTAGGCATGCTGTACagtcggggtgggggtgggggtggcgtCCACCAGTGGGCCCATCTGCCTGACCATGGGCCAGGCACGGCTCCTTCCCGCGATGAAGCAGGACTTTTTTGCCCTCCAGGCTGCACTGTCCAGGGTCCCCTGGGCCCGGGTCTCTGGGACAAAATCACCATGCAGCTGCAGGAGCTCCAACTATGTAGCAGAGGCCTGTGTGCCGAGGACCACGATGCCCTGCGCCAGCGGCTGCAGAGTCCCAGCTCATGCACTCTGACCCGGGGCCCCCAGCTCTTCTTCCGGGACTTCTGACCCTGCCCGTCCCCTGCCCAGAAGCCTCAATAAACGTCTTTGCTGCCTTCTTGGAGTGGCTTCCTGGGAGGAGGGTGGGTGGTGTAAGGCGGGATTCACTTTGCCGCAGCCCATTCCTCTAAGAGGTCCCTGGCGGAAACCGGCCCGCGGGGGCGTGGCCAAGGCTAGCCCCGCGCAGAGCGCAGGCGCGAGCGCCGAGCGCCAAGCTGCCGATCGCGCCCTTTCCAGTGGGCGCGGGCGAGCGCCGAGTGGCCTGCCGGGAGCGCTCCGCCCCGGCGCCATCTCCGGGAGCGGCCGAGAGCGCCCAGGTACtcgcggcggggcggggcgggacAGGCCTGGGCGGCGGGCGGCCCCTCGACCCGACCCCTCGGACGTCCCCCGTTCGCCCCCTCCCAGGTGCTCGGACTCCGCGGGCTCCCCCGCGCTGTGTCCTGGGAGCCGGAGCACGGGGTTCCGTCCCGCCGGCGAGCTGTGGTGCTGCTTCGGGGACCGCGCGCCAGGCTGGCGACTCCCTACGACGCCGCCCGCACCTGCCCACCAGGCCCCTGCCGTCCTGATGCCACTAGGCCAGAAACGGGCGTCTCACTTTTaactccttttttatttccacCCTGTCTCAAATTCTTCGTTGCGACTGTGGTTTCACGCCTTAGCCATCCCCCCAACTTCTTTAGTAGGCAAGACCGTTGCAGGGGTCGTGTTTCCAAAAGGGCCCTGCCTGGCAGGGAGCCTTCCCACGACGAGCTTGCCTTTAGCACTCCAGTTCCTACCATACTACGATAAAACCCTCTCTCCTTGCTTTTATCCTAGAACATTCTGGGCTCAGAAAGCCCAGCCCCTCTCTGAAGGGTGGTGCTGggttgctttcctctgcctcaAATGCTGTGTTCCAACAACTGTcacttcctcctgtctcagaaGGATGAGGGTTCCATCTTCTGTCCTGCACATCACTCTCAGTGCCTGCAGCCTCTCTCGCTTCTGACACCACTTGGGCTCTGTGTTTTGATAGTTGTGGAGGGCCAGTGGGGAAGATGGATATCAGGGCCTGACTCAGGGTGTCAGGGTCCTCTTGAATTGGTGCTGAATGTACTCCCCAGGTCTCACTTGTGGCTGACAGACCCTGCAGGATGTTTCACGGGATCCCAGCCACTCCCGGCATGGGAGGTGAGTATGCCTGCACCAAGCAGAACAGGAAGGGCCCAGGCTTATGCTGTGGTGGGACTGATGGGAATGTGTTAGGGGAGGGAGTCATTAAGTCACCGACCTCCCCCCACCTTCATACTGCCTTGGAGGTGGCCAGAGATAAACAGTAAGAGCCCCAAGACCTCCAGGTAGAGCTAGCCTGGCCTTGTTCAGCACAGAGATGATGAGCTTCAGTGTGCACAGAGCATCGGCATCCTGGGGATTCCTGCATTGAGCCCAAGTTGTAAGGTGTGTGACAAGCCTTATTTGCACCACACTGTGGCATTGTAAACAAAGTGGGGTTCTCCCTGTTGTGCAGCTAGGCCTGCCACAGCCATTCAAAACCAGTATCCTGCCCACTGACTGGGAGTGAAAATGGAACCCCCATCCTTCAGCTCCATCTAAGTTCTTTGGGATAGAGCTCAGGAGAGGCCTGAGGGAGGAAACTGAATGGGGCTGGGATCAGAAACTGCCCTGGGGTCACTTTGTGGCCAGCCTAATAGCTCTCTGCCTACTCTGTTGCAGCCCCTGGAAACAAGCCAGAGCTGTATGAGGTGAGTGTCAGGTGCCCACCTGGCCCGTGTTGGCCCACAGCAAACAGCTGTGTGGACCCCCACTGGCCCCTGGGGCCACCAGATGCAACTGGCTGACATGTTACGTACTCTCTCCAACAGGAAGTGAAGTTGTACAAGAATGCCCGGGAGAGGGAGAAGTAAGTCAAGCATCCAGGCTGCCCCCAGCATGCACCTGTGCCCATCCAAGCCTTCTGGGAGTAGCCACTCCCAAACCCACCACCACATTGGTAGTTGGGGAAGACAACATGGGTCACATGGTTGGGGAAGACAACATGGGGTCAGGTTTGGGGGACATTTTCCAAGGAACATCTGCCAGGGATGGGCTGAGAGGTGGGCTGACAGTTCCACCATAGCTGCGTCCCATTGTGGGAGGTTTCCCTGCTTCAGGGCCATGCCTGATGGTCAGATTGTCTCAGGTATGACAACATGGCAGAGCTGTTTGCAGTAGTGAAGACAATGCAGGCActggaaaaagcatacatcaagGACTGCGTCACCCCCAACGAGTGAGCAAGCCCACTACCCTTCAATGTCCAAAGGGTACCCTACCTTGGGAGCCAATTTCTACGCTCTGCAAGGCAGAGGGGCTCAGTAGGCAGCAGAAATAGTGGTCTGGGGCTTCTACTGGGGCACTCACTTCTGTAGGGCTCCCAGCACCATGGTAATGCTCCTGGGTGCTAGGTGGCCTCAGTGCTATTTCAACCAGGGAAACCTTGCATGGGTGGAAAGATATCTAGTGAAGGACAGACATGCAAATATGTGTGCTCCTGGCCCTGTCTGCCAGGCATGGGTGACCAGATTCATGGAAAGTCCTTGGAGGCCAGGAGGGAGGTTGGGGATGTCTAGTAGGAGGCAGTGCTACTTAGGCCTGGCACCCAGTGTGGATGTGGGGGTTTCATTCAGTGAGGTAATAAGCCCAGCAAGCCATTGGCCCCTCAGGACAATGTGAACCTGTGCCAATGTGAGTCTTATCCCCTGTGGCCATTGTATTTTGGCCTCTGCTCTCCCCCAGAATTCTTGTCTTGTACAGACTTGATGGCAAGCCTCAGCCCTCAGTGTCCAGTCTCTGACTCCATCACCTGGCCTTCCATGAGAGCCACTGTGTCTGAACAGGCTGGGGAAAGCAGGATGAGCGGGGGCTGGTTTCAGGCACGGGTAGCAGCTGGCCCTTTCACTAGGTACACTGCAGCCTGCTCTCGGCTCCTGGTCCAGTACAAAGCTGCCTTCCGGCAGGTTCAAGGCTCAGAAATCAGTTCCATTGATGAATTCTGCCGCAAGTTCCGCGTGAGTGAGCCACTCTCTCCACACCACAGGAAGGGTGCGGTGGGGTGCCCCTGAGAAGAGGCCATGGCCTGCATAGGGCCTGCCCTTTTGCAAGACTGAGCACCTGCATCTGCTCCCTTCAGCTGGACTGCCCACTCGCCATGGAGAGGGTTAAGGAAGACAGGCCCATCACCATCAAGGATGACAAGGGCAACCTCAACCGCTGTATTGCTGATGTTGTCTCAGTAAGCCCAGTCTCCTGGGAGGGCGGGAGGACTTGCTGCAGCCCATCACTGGTATAGAGTCCCAGGGCCTCAGCTGAGCAGCATCCCAAAGCCCACCTGGCTGCCCATAGGCACCTATGAGACAGGCACAGGGTCCACTCTGGCAAGATCCTGGCCTGGGAAAGTTGTATGTAGGTGTACCCATAGTTTCCACATAGCTCTCCTTGCAGCCAGGAGACACCCCCAGGAGGGTCCTGCACATAATGCCCCAGACAGGAAGGAGCCCCAGGGCTTCGGGATCAGGTGTGGTGAAGAACCTGAGGTGGGAGCAGCAGGCAGGCTAGGCCTTGGGCCTGGCCCTGCAGGGGAACCTGCCAGGGGCCTCCCTACACCAAGCTGGTCTGTGAAACCTCGTACACGCCCCCCAGCTCTTCATCACAGTAATGGACAAACTGCGCCTAGAAATCCGCGCCATGGACGAGGTAAAGGAGTCAGACGGAATGGGGACTGGGTGGGTGAGCAGGCAGGGCCAGAGTCCCAGCCCCTCACCTGTGTCTGCAGATCCAGCCTGACCTGCGGGAGCTGATGGAGACCATGCACCGCATGAGCCACTTGCCCCCAGACTTCGAGGGCCGCCAAACAGTCAGCCAATGGTGAGTGCCTCTCCTATGTAGGCCCTCACCGAGGGGCCCTCATGGCCTTGCTGCCCACACCCCCACTCACTCTGCTTCCAGGCTACAGACCTTGAGCGGCATGTCAGCATCTGATGAGCTGGATGACTCCCAGGTACGGCAAATGCTCTTCGATCTGGAGTCCGCCTACAACGCCTTTAACCGCTTCCTGCACGCCTGAGCCTCAGAGTGGCCCATGGGGGATGGGGGATGGCTACCTAGGGGACCATTCCCCacttcctctggccacacccACCCTGGACAGCTTTGTGAGACTTGATGTCCAGAGCAGCTGTCTGTGTCTGTGTTGTCAAGACTCACCCCCAATAAAGATGCTATTGTTCTGCCTACGGTGGGTAGCTATCCTGGGCCTGCCCTGCCTGATCTGTCTACCCTGCTGACCTTCTGGTAGGATCCTGCAGCCACTGCTCCCCAAATCAGCATGGGAGCTTGGCCCTGTCACTTCCACTCTGCACACAATCTGTTTCTGCAGGGGCATTGTCCTCCCCAGTGGGCCTTGCCTGGGCACGTAGGAGGGCTGGGGGAATCTCCACTGCGCCTGACATGCCAGCCTCCCCACTCAGCACCTGAGTGCTCCAGGCAGCCTGGGGCTTCATGAAAAACTACCAACCATAACAAGGCTGCCAGCTGCCCTAGCAGTCCATTTTGGCATTTGTTGTGAACCTGACTCAGAGATCACTGTcctggccaggtatggtggcacaggcTTGTACCACCATACTAGGCCACCGTACTCAactactaggaaggctgaggcaggagggtcacaagtttgagactagcctgagcaacttatatgaccctgtctcagaataaaaaggaatgggaatgcATCTCAgggtagagcacacctgggttcaatccctggtatgaaaaagGCACCCCGGGAAAGCAGTAAGCCACAAGGCCAAGAGAGGCATGCTAAACATTGCAGCACATGGCGCCAGGGTACGGCAGAGCAGGGTGCTGGTACAACAGCCTTGGTGGCTGGGGAAtagcctttttgtgtgtgtggaaggggtaccagggattgaacccaagggcactcgactcctaagccacatccccagccctatttttgtattttatttagagataaggtctcattgagttgcttagcgcctcacttttgctgaggctggctttgaactcaccatcctcctgcctcagcctcccaggccactgagattacaggcacgtgccaccacacctggcagaaaCAGCCTTTTGATGCTACAGCATGTAAGGCCTGCAGGAGTTCAGAGGGGCTGATGGCGAAGGTATGTTGCTTTGATCTCTCTTCTCTTAttgtaataaaatgtaaatttgccACTGTATCCATTTGGAGTGCACAGTTCAGTGACTTCAGGCAATTTTGCTGCAGTGAGCCATCTTCACTGCCTGAACTCCCCATCTTCCCAAGGTGAACCTCAGCACCCAGGAAGCACCAGCCCTGAGCCCTAGCACCCTTCTGCTTCCTGTCTGTATTTGAGCACTCCAGCCCCATTGTGTAAGTGGAATCCACTGTTTGTCcttttaagaatgtatttcacTCAGCAGTGTCCTCTAGTGCACCTATGTTGTACCATGTGATGGGATTTCCGCCCTTCTCAAAGGCAGAATGCTGCTCCAGCATGCCTACACCTACACACACTATGGCTTGTCACTCACCCCTCTGTGGGCACTGGGTGGCTCCACCTCCTGGCTGTTTTGCGTAATGCAGCTGTGACAGgcttatggtttttgtttttttactatactgtggattgaagccagggcctcacacacactaagCCAGCCTTCTGCTGCTGGGTTACTTCCTCCacctagtgttttgtttttatgatggGTGCAATTACATTGAGCTTACTGGATGATGGAATGACGCAGAGGATCTGGGATGCAGGAGATGGTACAGTACTGTCGCAAGAGGGCAAAATTGCGAcgtatgcagtcgaggggagaaataaaaatgtccatgtgcttctgctcctttcagtgctttattcactcaaatcactccaTACAGTTTCACTctgtaggttcttaatcaagaaaatgacaatccttgatgctgggcactgcaatagacatgatcaattcacagcaaacaattctagattaagtCTAAGTACTGCAAGCActcttaatcatgacaggctaatgacagacatccCCTCTGCAGGATAAGTTCAAAAGTCCTAAgtcttaggctttatgtccagcagatgcccaCCACTCAGACTGTGGTGACCAGGTCCAGAACCAAGCAGGCTTTTCCTGGCGTGGAGTGGACGACCGGTTGAGGAGGGGGTCTTAGGGAggagttgcagctctcaccaaggtccagacaaGGCGGTAGACtctgagagtggtgaggatcacgcagaggctcaggaaggatgacAAGTGACGGGACGTCAGGTCCTcgtcaggctctccagctcgagtgcatccttgtttcgggtggctg
Encoded proteins:
- the Tonsl gene encoding tonsoku-like protein isoform X3, translated to MCGWHCRALGEQRLSWHQHRHLELADSLSNHTELQRAWATIGRTHLDIYDHCQSRDDLLQAQAAFEKSLAIIDEKLEGTLSQRELSEMRTRLYLNLGLTFESLQQTALCNDYFKKSIFLAEQNHLYEDLFRARYNLGAIYCREGKHSQAMRCLEGARECARAMKKRFMESECCVMVSQVLQDLGDFLAAKRALKKAYRLGSQKPVQRAAICQSLKYVLAVIRLQQQLEESESSDPQGAMAICEQLGDLFSKAADFPKAIEAYQNQLHFAERLNRPDLELATIHVSLAATRADMKDYRQAVYHYEEELRLRNGNALEEANTWFNIALSREEAGDAYELLAPCFQKALNCAQQAQRPQLQKQVLQHLLTVQLRLQPQEAPGTKTRLQELSAAEELVEEEEEEAMEEAAASVALEASELELSESEDDADSLASQLEEDEEFQGCLGRRKVNRWNRRNDMGETLLHRACIEGHLRRVQDLVRQGHPLNPRDYCGWTPLHEACNFGHLEIVRFLLDHGAAVDDPGGQGCEGITPLHDALTCGHFEVAELLIERGASVTLRTRKGHSPLETLQQWVKLYCRDLDLETRQKAAVMERRLRAASSGSASPASWTVPSNHLFDPETSPPSSPCPEPPWHTPRSSEASLACTRVSPQQAASVVARPRRSRHRLASSSSSEGEDSAGPQMPSQKRPRCFAPAQRDEARTACPASIREASTVSAGQAAYQAAIRGVGSAQSRCLRQGPWGPGEAPTPQTALIPEEEYLAGDWLELDTPLPRSRPFRLPRPQGSGDSNRPSTVGPDDEEHPARPRTRTRQSRLTCLESCSTLDRAGGSSLAAELSENPNVLRLPGESPATGQPSGLVQPPPIRIRVQVQDNLFLVPVPHSEVHSVAWLAEQASQRYYQTCGLLPRLSLRKEGALLAPQDSIPDVLQSNDEVLAEVTSWDLPPLIDRYRRACQSLGQGEHQQVLQAMEHQGSSPSFSACSLALSQAQLTPLLRALKLHTTLRELHLAGNRLGDGCASELLAALSTMPSLVLLDLSSNHLGQESLRQLAGGPQGQATLQNLEELDLSMNPLGDSCGQALASLLRACPLLSTLRLKACGFGPSLFLSHQAALGSAFQDAERLKTLSLSYNALGAIALTKALQSLPTCTLLHLELGSVATSKSDLGFMEPIVRYLAKEDCALVHLTLSANYLNDKAVRELSRCLPLCRSLISLDLSANPEISCASLQELLSALQQRPQGLHFLGLSGCTVQGPLGPGLWDKITMQLQELQLCSRGLCAEDHDALRQRLQSPSSCTLTRGPQLFFRDF